Below is a genomic region from Hyalangium minutum.
GCCTGCTCCACGGCCGCAGCGTCTCGGGGAGAGCGACGCGTCCGGGCCACGTCCACCAGAGCTTCAATGCCATGCCACGTGAGTGGCAATCCAACAGCCATGGCTTGATCCAGTTCGGCCCGCGCGTCATCCAACTCCAACGCCTGAATGGCCAGATGGGCGAGGTTCTGATGGATGTTGCGCGCGCTCTTCGAGTCGCCCTCGGACATCAAGAGAGCCTCGCCGAAGTAAGCACGGCCCAGTGTCACGTCCGCCGCCAGACGCGCGGCGTTGCCCAGCGTCTGCAGCAGCACTCGCTCCCGATCCCACTGGGCCAGCCGGGCCAATGCCAATCCAGCGCGGGCGTGCCGCTCGGCATCGCTGACCTGAAAGAGCCAGCCAAACACGTGGGACAAATCGTTCTCAACATCAATGCACCGATAGACCAGTTGCTCTCTCTTGCAGAGGTCGAGCGCCTCCTCGAGGAGTTTCTGCGCCCGGGTGTAGCGCTCCTGTTCTTGTTCCCGCGATGCCTCCACCTGGAGTCCCAGAACCCGGAACCAAGGGTCCGGGTGAGCACGGGTCCGCTCCACGAGCTTGCTGGCGTATTGAGGACGGTGCTGGATGAGGTACGTGAGCGCGCCTAGAGCGAGATCGTCCTCACGCGACGCGAGAAACTTCTGGAGCAGCGCCTCCTCGTCGCGCGCTTCCACCTGCCCATTCATCAACTGGGCATATTGGGCCGCCAGCGGGGCGCGGACCGAGAAGTCCCGTGCGGCGATGCGCTGCACGTACTCCGCGAGCACCGTGCCGCCTCCCACGCTCTCATCCAGTTTCCTGGCCAAGGGAAGGAACTCGCGAACTTCCGCAGCGGACGTCCGGGCACGCACAGCGTGATAGAAGTCACGGCGCATCAACGGAACGTCTGCATAGAGAAGCGCCTGCGACAGTGCGGGAACGCCTCGGGCAATGAGCTCGCCTCCGGCTGCATCTGCTTTCTGCCAACGCTCCTTTCTCTGCAAGGCGCCGGAAAGCCGCTCCCTCTTTGCCCGGGCCTCGTTCCGCCAGCGCTCATCAGGCTCGGTACGCTCCAGCGACTCCAAGTCCGCCATGGCTGACAGGGGCAGCCCCAGGTCCCGGAACACCAGGGCACGGTTCCAACGCGCCTGGACGTGACCCGGCTCCCTGCGAAGCACCTCATTGAAAAGATGGAGCGCTTCCCGGAACTCCGCCATCGCGCTGGAAACCTCCTGGGACCGGGCGGCCACATAGTGCGCAACCCCCAGGTCACAGAGCACGTTCGCGTCCCATTTGCGCTCGCTCCGCATCCGCTTCAGGAGCACCTTGGCACGCGCGGTATCGGGTGCGCCGCCCGCCAAGTAGGCCGCAGCCAACTGAGGCAGATCCCCCCGTTCCTCCAACTGCCCCATGACAGCGTGAGAGAACCCATTCACATTCGAAGTGGGTGCGGAGCCCATGGGAATCTGGGCCAACGATCGGTAGGTGTCCGCCTCTGGATACGTGACGCGTGCTTCCAGCGTCCGCTGCTGCCGCGCCCACAGCGCGGGCTCCACTCGCGATACGGACTTGCCCGTGAGGCCCAAAGCGAGCAGCAGCACGGCGGCAACGGATACCACCGCCGCACTGGCCGCCAACCACCGGTTCCGCGGAACGGCGTGCCAAGGCACCTCTACCGGGCCATGCCGCTCCAGGTAGCGCTTGCCGAGTTGTTCAAGCTGCAGCAGCCGAGTCAGCTCTGCCTGGCACCGCTCACACCCTGCCAGGTGCTTGCCGAAGGCCTGGGCGTCTGCTGGCGAGAGTTCTCCATCCGCGAAGGACTGGAGTGGGTCGCAGGGAGAGGACATCAGTGAGTTCCCTCATCGAGGTAAGGCTTGAGCAACTCGCCGAGCCTCTGGCGAGCATCGAACAACCGCTTGGCCACGAGTCCAGCAGACACGCCCAGCTTGCTGGCGATCTCCTGGTTGCGCAGTCCCTGGGAGCGGAGCAGAAAGGTGAGCCGCTGCTGCCGGGGCAGCTTCTCGATGGCCCACTCGAAGCGCTCCCGGGTGATGCGCTCGTACGTGTCCGAGGCCGCTCCCTGTCCCAGCGTCCAGCGGGTGATGGTCGGATCGTCTTCTGCCTTCTTCCGGCCCATGGTGCCTCGGATCAGGTCATAGAAGTGATTGGTCATGACGGTAATGAGCCAGCCATCCACTGGCTCTTCGTCCGCCTGGAGCGCTCCAGTGAAGCGCTCGACGAAGCGCAGCAGCGCCTCCTGGACCAGGTCTCTGGGTTCTATGCCCCCGAAGGCGCGACACAGTTTCTCGGCAATGGGCATCAGCAGCGCGTAATGCTTGGCGTGCCACTCATCGAAATTGCTGGCCACAATCTCCCCGGCGCTCTTCATGACCGTGTCTCCGGTCCGTCCCCAATAAGGACACGGAGGGCACATGAATTATTACGTCCCGACATGCGGGCAGCAGGGAGGATCATGAGCGGCGCCCGGCTTTGCGCGTGACGCATCCAGACCAGGGGACCTCCACATAGCCCTCGGACCTCCGGAAGTTGAAGAGCTTGAAGGTGGGATGCGTTTTCGGGTTGTAGACCCTGCCCAGTGCTGCTGCCAGACTGGCCGGACACGCCAGCGCGAGCCACACCTCTTGAACGTCTGGCCATTCAGCGCGGATGCGCTCCAGACATGTGCGGAACTCCTCGACGGCATGTGCCGTGTCCAGAGGTCCTCGCAGCACCGTAGGTGAGGGCCCACGGGCTGCCACCAGGCGCACCAGCGCGGGAGGTGCCTCGGTCCCCAGCCACCGGGCCAGTTCCTCGGAGTGGATGGACAGGTTCACCTCAAGGGTCATGGCCAGGCGTCCCCCCGATGCGCGTCCGGCCTCGGGAGCCGGCCAAGCCTCCTCCCGGAAGAACTTCTCCTCAGAAGAAGGCTGCTGCATGGAGTCGTAGCCACAGGTCCAAACGCCGGTGCGTCCTCTTTGCTCCTGGTACACGCTCAGCTTCCACCGGCTCAACCGCCACCCCAGATGGAACATGAGCGGCAAGGGGGCACGCCCGAAGAGGTGCACCTTTGAAACGTGTGTTCCAAGCGCGTCTACGAGCTGATCGGCCTGATCGAGTGCGCGCCGCCACTCCCGGGAGGTGGCGGGCAAATCATCCCTGACCTTGTCAAAGGGCTGCAGCACGACGACATCCGGATCCTCACCGGCCTCTCCTTTGAGCGCCTCGATGATGGAGGCATGCGCCACGTTGAAGTTCACCTCGTAGGCCACCACGAGTTCCTCCGGAAGCTCGGGGAGCGGCGTGTCTGGCGAGAACACTATGCGTTGCCCGCGCGCACGGGCCTCGGGCGGAGACTGCGCAAAGAACTGGAGCGATGCCCAGTCGAGGGACGACGCACTCAGTACCTCATGGGCTTTCTGAAAGGCTTCGTAGATGGGGACATTCTGTCCGCAGAGAGCTTGGTAGAACGCCCCCGTCATCTGTACAGAGCCGTTGATGCTCAGGGGCATCTGCGATGCGATGACCGCTGGGATGCCGAGGCGGTGAAGGTCGTGGGCCACCCCTCCAAACATGCTCCCCACCTGACCAGGATTACCGCCGTGACATGCGCTCAGCACGATTGCCTGTAGATCCCGGTGATAGGGACCCAGCACATCGCGAAGGCTGTCTCCATCAATCCGCGTGGGTCTGCTCGGCCGATGGGGATCTTTCCAGCTCAGTCCAAACGTTCCTCCGGGAACTGGGCCTCCGTGACACAGGATGTGGAGGATGCGAAACGGCTTCCCCTCTTGGCGTGCCTTTTTCAACCTGCTGCGAAGCGAATCCAGGGTCACATCCTTGAGTGCGTCCTGATCCTGATTGAAGTCGGGACACGCCTTCTGGATGGCGGAGAGATGGCGGTCCTCCTCGACATCCCCCTCCGCGTCGGACCAGGCGAACAGAACCCGGCCATGGCGGTGGGAGGCCGGGGGAGTCAACGTGTTGTGGGCCCATTCGAACTGCAGGGGATGCGGCGCGATCGTGCCAAGGCTTCGGCCTCCATGGCTGAGCGAAGTCAGTGACCAGGGGAGGCTGAACAGTTCCCCTGCGCTGAAGCGAAATAGCAGCCGACGAGGTGTGTGCGTTTCCTCGGCCTCAAGTAGAGCGTTCTCGTAGGCCTCCCAGCCCTCCAGTTCTTTCAGCACGTCCTCGAGAAATCTGCGCAGCAGATCACCCATCTGCCTTCGTACGGAGGAGGAGGGATCCGGGCGCAAGAACTCCGAACGAAGCGTCTCCACCTTGTCCCATGCGAGAAGGGCCGCCCCCAGCTTCCCCTTCGCACCTCGCGCGAAGTACTGCTGGGGCCTTCCATCAAACGCATAGGGCTCGTTCGGCCTCTCCGAGCGGCCCAACTCGATTGTCAGCGTGCGCAGTCCAGGCATGGTTCCTACCGGACTGGGTAGTCCGTCCCCAACAACTCCCGCCAGAGTTCGTTCGCGCCAGGCATGTCGACCCGCCGCTCAAGTTCCAGCGCTCGGGCCGCCTTGCGTGAGGCGCCCGAAAGCCGCTGCTGCCCTTGCTGAAGATGCCCCTCCCCTACTCCGGCATTCACAGGAGGCCCGAGCCCAGCGGGATCCTTCCAGTCAGCCCGGATGTGCTCGCTCATGAACTGAAACAGATGCGCCATGCCCTGCGCGTAGACGGACGGGTGGGACTCCGGCTGGAACGAGGCAATGCCCTCGTAGGCCATCACCTCCAGCAAGAACGACGGCACCGGCTTGCCTTGGAGTTGGTTCCAGCGCTTGATGGCCTTGATGAGCGGCTTCAGCCGCTGCATCGCTTTCCTGTTCGCCTCGTCACAGGCCGCGATGTGCTTGCGCGGATTGCTCCGGATCCACTGCCCCAAGCGCATATCGGGAATCCAGTAGATGCCCGGCTGGCGCAGATCTTCGAACGCGGGGACCACATCGAAACCGATGCCCGTCCCGGAGAACTCAATGTTGACCGAGCGGTTTTGCAGTCGCGGTTGCTTGCCGCGGAACTCCTTCCGCAGCGCTTGCGCGACGCGCTCGAGAAACTCTTGTGGCTGCAGGACCTTTCCGTTTCCGCTCGAGTCCGTCGTGAAGATGAGGAAGAGGTCGATATCGTGCAAAGGCCGGATGGCCGTATTCCGTCCATACGAGCCACTGAGAATGGACTCCCGCGGGCTCAGATGGTGACGCAACGCATCGAAGACGACCCGCTCCTGACGCTGCGCCTCGCGGTTCTCACCTTCGCGGAGCTCTAGGTCCTGCATGAACTGCTCGAATGACTGCGCCACAGTCGGCATCGTTGGTGTCTCCTCTCTTGCTAAGAGACACGAAGGAGACCGCAGGCATTACATCTGCTGAGCACAGCAAGCCGACAATTCCTGGACTACATTGCCCCACCTCCTTCGCGCAGGGCGTCCAGCGCGAGGAGCAGGAGAGAGCAAATTTCCCGCTCTCCCCCTCCCCTTCAGCTCAAGGCCGCGCGAGCGTCTCCGCTCACCACTTCCCGTTCTTGCTCAGGCCCTTGAGCTTGGTCTCGGCCTTGGCGAAGTTGTCGGCCGCCTTCCCCTTGCCGGAGAGCGTGGCGTAGACGCTGTTGCGGAACTCGTTGCTCACCTGGTTGTACTTCGTGCCGGTGATGGTCGGCCGAGGCACCGCGTTGGTGAAGGTGGTGTAGAGGCTGCCGAAGAACGGGTTGGCCTTCAGCAGCTCCGCGTCCTGGTAGAGGCTGGTGATGGTCGGGTTGAACGCACCCACCAGGGCCCGGCGCTTCTGCTCCTCGTAGCTGGTCAGGTACTTCACCAGATCCACCGCCAGATCCTTGTGCAGCGAGTACTTCGGCACCCCGAGCTGCCAGCCACCCAGCGTGCCCGTGGACTTGCCGTCCGCGCCACCCTTGGGCAGCGCCATCACGCCCACCTTGCCCTTGATCGGGCTGTCCTTGTTGTTGGCCAGCGCCCACGCATACGGCCAGTTGCGCATGAACACCGCATTGCCGGACTGGAAGGCGCCGCGAGCCCCCTCCTCCTCGTAGCTCAGCACGCCCTTGGGCACCACGTTGCCCACCAGCGAGGCGATGAAGTCGACGGCCTCCGCGGCCTTCGGGTTGTTGAGCGTGACCTTGCCCTGGGGATCCACCACCGTGCCGCCGCCGAAGGAGTCCACCCACTCCAGCGCGTTGCACGTCAGGCCCTCGTAGGACTTGCCCTGGAACACGAAGCCCACGAGCTTGTCATTGCCCGCCTTCTTCTCACCCTCCAGCACCGTGCGGGCCGCCTGCGCCAGCTCCTGCCACGTGGTGGGCGGCTTCTGCCCGTACTTCTCCAGCAGATCCGTGCGGTAGTAGAGCAGCCCCGCGTCCGTGAACCAGGGCATGGCCACCAGCTTCCCGTTCACCGTGTTGTTCTGCACGATGGGCTGGAAGTGCTGCTTCAGCACGTCCTCGGGGATGTAGGGCTTCAAGTCGATGAAGTGGTTGGCCACGAGGCCCGGCCACACGATGTCGATGCGCGCGACATCCAGATCCGTCGAGCCCGCCGCCAGCAGCTGCTGAAGCTGTGCCAGCTCCTGGGTGGCATCCGTGGACGCGCTCATGATCTGCACGGTGTGCCCAGTCTTCTTCGCCCAGGCCTCCGCGCCCTGCGTGCACAGGTCCTTCTCCATGCCCACGCTGCCACAGGCGATGTGGAGCGTCTCGGCTCGCGCCAGTGTGGGGTTGACCAGCGCCGCCGCAGCTACGAGCCCTGCCATGACCTTCTTCATTGCGTGTGTCTCCCTTGCTGCCAGGCGCTCCGGGCTTGGAGCGCGTCCCTACAAAAGGATCTCCAGCCGCCTCCAGTCCCCCTCCACGTCGAGCGTGAGCTTCCCCTCCGCGAAGCGGTGCTGTCGGGCGCCTCGCACCTCGCGGGGAGCGGGCAGGCCGTAAACACACAGCGTCTCCTGCTGGCGCGCCAGCGGCAACTCTCCTTCCGTTGCACGCTCGAGCACGCAGCGGCCGGACTGCCACTCTCCGACGAGCCGCGTTAGCCGCGCCGCGCCATAGCCCTCGCCCGCGTCTTCATACAGACGCGCGTCAATGCGCGGCGCCGCGTGGATGTGCCACGTGAGCTGCTTCCACTGGGCCGTGGTGGTGTGCAGCGCCGGCTCCGTGAGCGCCACCGCGCCTCCCGCACGCAGCCACAGCGGCACCGTGTCCAGCGGGGCCTCGGCCAGCGTGTGCTGCCGCCCCTCGAGGATCTCCCCGGAGGGCGCCAGCTGCGAGAAGGGCAACCACCGGCCCTCGGGCAGGTACATGTGCCGCCGCGTCCGGTACTGGCGAACGATGGGCGCGACGAGCAGATCCCGGCCGAACAGGAACGCATCGTCCATGCGCAGCGCCTCCGTGTCCCCAGGCGCATACATGACGAGCGGACGCATCACCGGCAGCCCCTCCACGGACGCCTCGTGCATCAGCGTGTAGAGGGTGGGCAGCAGCCGGTAGCGGTGCTCCATCCACTGGCGGGTGAGCGACAGGTAGGGCTCGCCGAAGCACCAGGGCTCCTGCTGCGGCGTGCCCTTGGCGGAGTGGTTGCGCAGCATCGGGTAGAAGGCGCCCAGCTGCGTCCAGCGCACCAGCATCTCCCCGGAGGCCCGCCCCAGGAAGCCCGGCACATCCACTCCCGCGAAGGACACCCCGGACAGACCCAGCCCCAGGAGCATGGAGATAGAGAGTTCCAGGTGCGCCCAGTAGCTGGAGTTGTCCCCCGTCCACACCGCAGCGTAGCGCTGGATGCCAGCGAAGCCCGCCCGCGTCAGCACGAAGGGCCGCCGCTCCGGTGCCAGCTCGCGCAGCCCCTCGTAGGTCCCCTTCGCCATGCCCAAGGCGTAGACGTTGTGCACCTCCAGGTGGCGCCTGTCGCCGTGCCGGGCGTCATAGGGCAGCGTGATCCCCTCCACCTTGCCCACGTCCGCCGAGGGCACCCCGGGCACGGAGAAAGACTCATTCCCGTTGAGGAGCTTGAAGCAGGACGGCTCGTTCATGTCGTTCCAGAAGCCCGAGATGCCGGTCTCCAGGAACTCCTTGTGCAGCTTGCCCCACCACTTTTGCACCGGCGCGCGCGTGAAGTCCGGGAACACGGCGGGCTTGGGCCACACCTCTCCGAGCAGCACGCTGCCCCGGTCATTGCGCACCAGGAAGTCGCTGGCGAGCGCCTCGTCATAGACGCGGTAGCCCGGCTCGGCCTTCACCCCGGGATCGACGATGGTCACCAGCCGCACGCCCTGCTCGGCCGCCTCGCGCGCCAGCCCAGCGGGATCCGGATAGCGGGTCTTGTCCCACGTCCAGACCTTGTAGCCCTCCATGTAATCGATATCGAGGTACAGGCAGTCCAGCGGGAGCCGGGCCTTGCGATAGCCGTGGAGGACAGCGCGGATGTCCTTGGCGTTCTCGTAGCCCCAGCGAGACTGCTGCGCCCCCAGGCTCCAGAGCGGCGGCAAGGGCGCCCGGCCCGTGAGCGCGGTGTAGCGCTTCACCACGTCCGAGGGCAGCGGGCCCGCGAACACATAGGCATCCAGTTCGGGGCCCGAGGACTCCCATCGCACGCCCAGGGGATCCTCGGCCGCCACGTCCACTTCCATCCTCCACGACTCATCGAGGAAGAAGCCCCAGGCGATGCCATCGCGCAGGCCCAGGCTGAAGGGGATGGACTGGTAGAGCGGATCCGTGTCCGGGTGGTGCGGCAGCACGTCCGTGTTCCAGAAGGTGAAGCGCATGCCGCGCTTGTCGAGCGCCCCCACCTTCTCGCCGAAGCCCAGCCAGGCCTCGTCGACGGGCGAGCGCAGCGTGAGCCGGGAGCGGAAGCGCGTCACGGGGTAGTCCGGCCGCACCTCTCCGGCGAAGCTGTCACACCGGGCGAGCTCCCGGCCGCCGGCATCCCTCAGCCGCCAGGTGCCCAGTGCCAGCTGCACCTCCAGCGACAGCTCTTCCGTGCCCACCACCACGGTCTGCTCCGCGCCCTGCCCCTCCCGGCGGATCGACAGGGGCCGCTCCAGATGCTCCAGCACGGACCAGGACTGCTTGGAGGGCACCTCTCGCAGCGTGACGGCCGCGGCCCCCAGCGAAGGCAGGTGACGCAGCCTCAGGACTCCGGGCAACGGGCTGCGGATCTCCAGGGCGGAGTGGGAACCCCAGAAGGTGACTCGGGTGGTTTCAGCGGAGAGATCGTTGAAGTGCATGGGCGCTGATAAAAAAGAGAGGCTGCCCATAGCATTCCTTGGGCAGCCCCTCTCTAGAAAACCGGCAACTTCTTACGCGCTACCAGTTGTTGCCACCACCGCTGGTGATGGTGAAGCCGCCGCTGCTCTGGTTGGCGACCTTGGCGGTGGGGGCGTTGTTCACCGTCACGTTGGTGAAGGTGCCGCCGCCCCGCGCCGTGGACAGCACCTGGATGCCGTAGTTGGTGGGGTTGTTGATGGTGATGTTCTGGAAGGCCAGGTTGGTGAACACGCCTCCGTTGCTCTGGATGCTGATGCCCTGGTACGTCGGGTCGATGATGTCCACGTTCTTGATCGTGATGTTGTTGGTCGGGTTCTGGTCGGCGCGCAGCCAGATCGAACCGAACTGCTGCCCACCCCAGTAGGTGCCGCCGCTGCGGATGATCGTCAGGCCATCCACCGTCGCGGACTGCATGGGGTACGGATTGAACTCGGAGCTGACCGTCAAGCCGGGATAGGTCAGCGTGTCGGAGACGACGCTGTTCTCGATCCGGTTGTTGAGGCCGCCGTAGATGGCGAAGCCCGCGGCGCGCCAGACGATCTGCACGGTGCAGTTGCGAATCACGTTGTTGGTGGCCGGGAACGGGTACAGGTCGGTCGCGGACCAGATGGCGAACGCATCGTCACCCGTGTTGCGGGCGTGGGAGTTCTCCACGATGCTGTCCTTGGTGCCGTTGCAGAGGTTGACGGCGTCCGCGCCGGTGTTGCGGAAGCGCGAGTTGCTGATGCGCAGGTTCGTCGACTCGGAGTTGCCGCCCACCCAGTAAGCGCACTGGACGTGCTCGACCCACATGTTCTCGATGACGGTGTTCTTGTAGGCCGAGTTCACCCACGCCTTGCCGCCCTGGGTCCGCAAGCCATCCGTGTTGCCGAAGATGGCGAAGTCCCGGAACTTCGCGTTGTCGCCAGTGATGATGAAGCCCGTCTGGCCCCAGCCCGCATCCTCGTTCAGCGCGGCGTTGTAGAGCTTCGTGTACCACATGCCCGCGCCCTGGATGGTGACGCCCTTGACCTGGATCTTGTTGGTCTGGTCGAAGGTGCCCGGCGGCAGGTACACACCCGCGTAGGTGCCAGCCTGCACCGCCCAGATGGCCTGGTTGATGGCGTTCTCGTCCGAGATGCCGTCGTTGGGGATCGCGGGCGCCCAGCTGTGGCCGCCCTCGGTGACGTCGATGTAGCCCGCGGGCTTGGCGATCGGCGCGCCCACCAGCTCCAGATCGATGAAGTCGATGGCGTAGTACGGCGAGGTGTCGCCCGAGTCCTTCTGCAGGCGAACGGTGGCCCCGGCCGGGATGGTGGTGTTCAGCAGCTTGCTCGACTCGTCATAGATGCGGCGCGGGGCGCCGGCCGAGGGCGAGTTGAACTGGGTGGCATCATCGCCGTAGACCCAGGCCTCCTTGGAGGAGAGGTTGAGCGTCCCCAGCTTGCTGCCGTTGACGTAGAGGCTCAGCGTCGCCTGGATGCCACCACCGCCCGCCGCGTCCGGCATGCTGTTGCGGACCACGATGGCGTTCGCCGGGGCCACGGTCGTCCACTCCACGTACTGGCCCGTCGCGTTGAGGACCACCGCCTTGCGGCCCGAGGCCTCACCCGCGATGGTGCCCAGCGCCCGGCTCGGGCCCTGGACGGCGCCGTTGGTGCGCCCGTTCTCCGCCTCGTACTCGATCCAGGGCACGTTGGCGCCACGGCCGACGAAGAGGCTCGAGGTCAGCGAGTTGTTGGTCTCCACGGACTCGGAGATGGCCGACGCGGGGTCCACCGTCGCCACAAGGGTGTGGTTGCCGTTCGTGGCCGTCCACGTGCCGCTCAGGGTGACCGCCGCGCCGGCGCCCGCCGCGAGCGAGCTGGGCACCGTCCCATTCAGGGTCGTCGCTCCATCAATCACCAGCCGCACCGCCACGGAGGAGCCGGGCGTGGGATCGAGGCCCTGGTTCGTCACCGTCACCGTGAAGGAGACCGCCGCGCCCGCCGCGGGCGTCGACGGCGTCGAGGAGATGGCCTGGACGATCAGGTCCGGACCGGGGCGCCGCGACACCGTCAGCGTCTTGGTGAAGCTGTTGTTGCTGTCGTTGAACTCGGCGATGGCGTTGTCCGGATCCACCACGGCCGTGACCGGATAGCTGCCGTACGAGGTGGACCACGAAGCGTTCGCCGTCAGGGTGACGCTGGCGCCCGCCGCGAGGGACGTCGTCGAGGGCAGCGTCGACACCGCGACCTCCGCGCCGTTCACGAGGAAGGAGACCTTGTGGACGCTGCTCGGGCTGGCGCCGGTGCCGGCGTTCTTCACGACGGCCTTGAAGGAGATGGCCTCGCCCTCCTGCGGGGGGCTGCTCGGCGCGGTCCACTGGATGTCGGTGACGGTCAGGTCCGCCCGCTGCGTGGCCGTGGCGGCCACGGTGATGTAGTCCAGGTTGACGTTCGCCACGTCTCCCGCGTCGTACTGGTACGCCACCGCGTTGCTGCCCGCGTTCAGATAGACGGCCTGCGCCTTGTTGGCCCAGGTCGTCCAGGCGCCCGTGGTGGGCAGCGAGACCTGGCCCTGCTTCGTGCCGCCCACGTAGAGCGAGAGGTTGGAGTCCGTGAAGCCATTGCCGTAACGCAGCGTGACGTCGTACCAGCCGGCGCTCGCGACGGACACGTTGAACTGGGTGCGCGCGCCCTGGGTCCAGTAGCCCTCCACGAAGCCCGTGCCGCTGTAGCCTGTGTGGTTGCTGTTGATCTGCGCGCCCCCGCTCAGGGTCGCGGACTCACCCTCATACTTCGAGCCGCCGGTGCTCGCCGTGTACGTGGCGGTGATTGTCGTCGCGGCCGCGGTCATCGTGTACGTCGTCGAGGCCGAGCTGGCATTGCCGAAGCTCGAGGCCACGCCACCAGTCCAGCCATTGAAGACCTGGCCGGACGACGGAGCGTTGGCCGAGATGTTCACGACGGCGCCGGACGCGTAGGAGCCACTGCCCGAGCCGTTGTTCACGGTCAGTGCATAGGTCGTTCCGCCCGCAGGCGAGCCCAGGATCTGGAACTCCGCGACCTGACCGCCCGGGGCGCCGCTGTTCGCGGTGAACTGGAGCCGCACCTCGCTCACCGTCCCAGAGACGGGGATCGTCACCTGATTGCCCGTCGACGGATTGAAGGTGTAGGTCGCCGAGGCCACGAGCGTCGAGAAGGTGGTCGTGCTGGCGTTGTGTCCCAGCACCGAGAACGTCTGGGTGCGCGTGCTCCAGGCACTGTCCGGGTTGAGCTGCACCACGACGGAGCTGATCGTGTGGTTGCTGCCCAGGTTCACCGTCAGCGTGTTGGGGTACGCGTTGGCCGTGCCCTCCCAGTAGGTGGCCCGGTTGTTGTCGTTCGCGTTCGTCGCCGCGTAGACCTGCGTGTAGCCGGAGGTCGTGATGCTCTTGCCGAGCGCGACGTTCGTGTCCACCGCCTGCGTCACGACTCCGGCGGGATCCACCACGGAAGCTGAAGGCGAAGGTTCGCAAGCGCTGATGAGCAGTTGGAGAACCATCCATACGGCGACGCCGCTTGTGCGCCGCCAATCTGACACTCTCGTGTTTTTCACTCGTGCCTCCTGCCGTGGGGGTCTGGAGCGTTTCGCATTGCGTCAAAGACTTGCGTGAATTCCTGAGAACGCTTGCTAAACGCGCGAAACCATCTAAAGGCGATTTTGCTGGCAGTAAAGTGAATTCTGAAAACGCATTCAGAAATAAACGTCTCCTGGCAAACGCTGCACTGCGGCATGGCAGAGTGGGTACACGTCAGTCTGAAAGCGCTTTCCCAGCTGAGACGTAGGGGACAATCCTCCAGCCCCGCCGACGCAGTGATACAAGAGGGCCCGCTATGGGACGCATATTCGAGACACGCAAGGCGACGATGTTCGCCCGCTGGAACAAGATGGCGAAGGTGT
It encodes:
- a CDS encoding glycoside hydrolase family 31 protein, with the protein product MHFNDLSAETTRVTFWGSHSALEIRSPLPGVLRLRHLPSLGAAAVTLREVPSKQSWSVLEHLERPLSIRREGQGAEQTVVVGTEELSLEVQLALGTWRLRDAGGRELARCDSFAGEVRPDYPVTRFRSRLTLRSPVDEAWLGFGEKVGALDKRGMRFTFWNTDVLPHHPDTDPLYQSIPFSLGLRDGIAWGFFLDESWRMEVDVAAEDPLGVRWESSGPELDAYVFAGPLPSDVVKRYTALTGRAPLPPLWSLGAQQSRWGYENAKDIRAVLHGYRKARLPLDCLYLDIDYMEGYKVWTWDKTRYPDPAGLAREAAEQGVRLVTIVDPGVKAEPGYRVYDEALASDFLVRNDRGSVLLGEVWPKPAVFPDFTRAPVQKWWGKLHKEFLETGISGFWNDMNEPSCFKLLNGNESFSVPGVPSADVGKVEGITLPYDARHGDRRHLEVHNVYALGMAKGTYEGLRELAPERRPFVLTRAGFAGIQRYAAVWTGDNSSYWAHLELSISMLLGLGLSGVSFAGVDVPGFLGRASGEMLVRWTQLGAFYPMLRNHSAKGTPQQEPWCFGEPYLSLTRQWMEHRYRLLPTLYTLMHEASVEGLPVMRPLVMYAPGDTEALRMDDAFLFGRDLLVAPIVRQYRTRRHMYLPEGRWLPFSQLAPSGEILEGRQHTLAEAPLDTVPLWLRAGGAVALTEPALHTTTAQWKQLTWHIHAAPRIDARLYEDAGEGYGAARLTRLVGEWQSGRCVLERATEGELPLARQQETLCVYGLPAPREVRGARQHRFAEGKLTLDVEGDWRRLEILL
- a CDS encoding CARDB domain-containing protein, with protein sequence MVDPAGVVTQAVDTNVALGKSITTSGYTQVYAATNANDNNRATYWEGTANAYPNTLTVNLGSNHTISSVVVQLNPDSAWSTRTQTFSVLGHNASTTTFSTLVASATYTFNPSTGNQVTIPVSGTVSEVRLQFTANSGAPGGQVAEFQILGSPAGGTTYALTVNNGSGSGSYASGAVVNISANAPSSGQVFNGWTGGVASSFGNASSASTTYTMTAAATTITATYTASTGGSKYEGESATLSGGAQINSNHTGYSGTGFVEGYWTQGARTQFNVSVASAGWYDVTLRYGNGFTDSNLSLYVGGTKQGQVSLPTTGAWTTWANKAQAVYLNAGSNAVAYQYDAGDVANVNLDYITVAATATQRADLTVTDIQWTAPSSPPQEGEAISFKAVVKNAGTGASPSSVHKVSFLVNGAEVAVSTLPSTTSLAAGASVTLTANASWSTSYGSYPVTAVVDPDNAIAEFNDSNNSFTKTLTVSRRPGPDLIVQAISSTPSTPAAGAAVSFTVTVTNQGLDPTPGSSVAVRLVIDGATTLNGTVPSSLAAGAGAAVTLSGTWTATNGNHTLVATVDPASAISESVETNNSLTSSLFVGRGANVPWIEYEAENGRTNGAVQGPSRALGTIAGEASGRKAVVLNATGQYVEWTTVAPANAIVVRNSMPDAAGGGGIQATLSLYVNGSKLGTLNLSSKEAWVYGDDATQFNSPSAGAPRRIYDESSKLLNTTIPAGATVRLQKDSGDTSPYYAIDFIDLELVGAPIAKPAGYIDVTEGGHSWAPAIPNDGISDENAINQAIWAVQAGTYAGVYLPPGTFDQTNKIQVKGVTIQGAGMWYTKLYNAALNEDAGWGQTGFIITGDNAKFRDFAIFGNTDGLRTQGGKAWVNSAYKNTVIENMWVEHVQCAYWVGGNSESTNLRISNSRFRNTGADAVNLCNGTKDSIVENSHARNTGDDAFAIWSATDLYPFPATNNVIRNCTVQIVWRAAGFAIYGGLNNRIENSVVSDTLTYPGLTVSSEFNPYPMQSATVDGLTIIRSGGTYWGGQQFGSIWLRADQNPTNNITIKNVDIIDPTYQGISIQSNGGVFTNLAFQNITINNPTNYGIQVLSTARGGGTFTNVTVNNAPTAKVANQSSGGFTITSGGGNNW